One Salvia miltiorrhiza cultivar Shanhuang (shh) chromosome 6, IMPLAD_Smil_shh, whole genome shotgun sequence genomic window, ATATGCAAAAGAGTTCATtagttcaccattttttttgGCATTAGTAAACTTCGACTTACAGTGGTTACAGCCGCATGCGTTATATTGAGCACATCGATGACAGTTACAAGCACCCCATCTGCATCATCGCGCTCGTGAGATTAGAGCGCTTGTTTAAACGAGGGGTGTATTTTACGACAATCATCCAACGATACGCAGGAAAAAGTACTTGTATAAGCTTTGATCAAAACAAGGAGGGGCGTATCTACCTTTATCGACAACTAGAAGGTGCATATACTTCCCTTCATGCATGCTATGAAGAGCCTCTACTATAGAAGAATCAATTGAAGAACATTCTGGATTTGCAGTCATCACCTATATATGCAACTCAAATTACTCGTTGATTAATTCATCCATTGCAGAAATATTAAAAGTTTAAAGCATGTATATGTGTACCTTCTCCACTAGGGTGGTTTCTGGTGGAAGATTGAGAGCTATGACTCTCCGCACGATATCTCTCGAGCTAAGAGGAAATGTCAAGTACAAAAAAAAGTGCAAGAAAGAGTGAAATTCACATAGTTtataatgcatatatatatctGAGTTAATCAAGCAATTTTTGGACATGTAGCTCACGTTAGAATTCCATGAGGTTTGTTATCAACTGTTACAACGGCGCAGCTTGCTCGTTGCTCGTGCATCCTTTTCGCAGCAGCTACGACAGTGTCAGTTTGATCGACTGTAGCAATCCTAATCAtcataaaataagaaaagaataaGAAACTTCTTACCTTTTAATTAAATGTCATACATAACATTGGCATAAAGAATTAGTACAAGTGAAGATATTACCTACTTTGTATTCTCAGAAATTATGGTGGACAAGGAGGGCTTAAATCGCTCTCGAAGTGTCTCAACGAAGGTGTTGGGGCCGGGGCCTGCAAATTACAGAAACAAGCATCAATCGAATCTTGAATTTGAAACGAGGTTTGGTTGTGAAATGAAGACGAAGGACTAACCAGAGGCTGAGGTGCCCCATTGCTTCTCAACACCTTCAACAGCAGCTGCAATGGCCTTTCCCTTCTCTGCTGCACGCTCCAAACGGGCGATGGCATCATACAAGCATTTGGTAATGTCAAGCAGAGCAATCACTTCACCATTTTCGACAACAGGTAGATGTCTAAACTTTCCTGTCCACAAACATCACAGTTTGGAAGAGATGACATCATGAGTTTTAGAAATATGCTAGTCGGGCCAATCCACTCGAGATATCTACCTTGGACCATCTTTTGGAGGGCTTCGACAGCAAGAGTGTCGGACAGGACAAAGACGGGGTTCCTGGTCATAACCTTGGAAGCAGGCGTTTCATCCATATTGAGCTCTCGAGCTATGACTCTTGTAGCTATATCCTTCATTAACACAAATCCAAATCGTATGATGACTATCAAATTAGGAAAGGAAAAAGAAGCAATAATAGGAGGCATTGATGATACCTTGTCTGTGAGGATTCCACAGAGCAATGCATTAGAATCAGTGAGCAATAAAGCATCAACTCTTCTTGCAGCCATCCGCTGACAAGCTTCTTTGATACTCGTTGTTTCAGGTACTGTCACGGCTCGAGACAGACGCAGTCTCTTCACCGTTCTCTCCCCTGACAATGCCCTGTTGCTAGCATCACATTAATGCTTTAGTACTTACCACACTAACTATATATGGCATGCTTTTCTTCAAACCAAAGACTAACTACCAAACATCTCGACCCCGTTAGACTGTCTGACACAACCCACAAGACTCTCCCCTCTTCGAAGTTGCATAGAACAATGCTAACAAACTGAAGCGATTTCGAGTGTTTACTTCCTAATGCATAATGTTTGGGTTTTACAATTCATATCTCTGAACATCCTAAGCTAGATAATAAGAAATGCACTCTAAAATCTTTATCTCCATTGAAAATGGTTCaaacttttattcttttacCTTTTAGCTATAAATAATTAAGAGAAACTGAGTATATCAAAACTTAC contains:
- the LOC130987795 gene encoding CBS domain-containing protein CBSCBSPB5-like isoform X1 yields the protein MTSQGGLSSSTKRSLSSLIMHSPSQGRKKSAAASEGGGAFLGSPSHRKSQSLSLSTPRSINRALSGERTVKRLRLSRAVTVPETTSIKEACQRMAARRVDALLLTDSNALLCGILTDKDIATRVIARELNMDETPASKVMTRNPVFVLSDTLAVEALQKMVQGKFRHLPVVENGEVIALLDITKCLYDAIARLERAAEKGKAIAAAVEGVEKQWGTSASGPGPNTFVETLRERFKPSLSTIISENTKIATVDQTDTVVAAAKRMHEQRASCAVVTVDNKPHGILTSRDIVRRVIALNLPPETTLVEKVMTANPECSSIDSSIVEALHSMHEGKYMHLLVVDKDGVLVTVIDVLNITHAAVTTVGSAGLNNEAASSMIQNFWDNAMALSPDDDDENRSVASLKMQSEGGETALFLQQSSSTANIFAFKIQDKKGRMHRFICDTHSMTELMTAILQRVGAEIDRNNLPQILYEDEDKDKVVLASDNDLVAAVHHARLVGWKGLRLHLDYSGTPRHRQRASDSGSMRYAQRDASSQSYGGLAAGAVLVAALGVYAVLRRTRS
- the LOC130987795 gene encoding CBS domain-containing protein CBSCBSPB5-like isoform X2, whose product is MTSQGGLSSSTKRSLSSLIMHSPSQGRKKSAAASEGGGAFLGSPSHRKSQSLSLSTPRSMALSGERTVKRLRLSRAVTVPETTSIKEACQRMAARRVDALLLTDSNALLCGILTDKDIATRVIARELNMDETPASKVMTRNPVFVLSDTLAVEALQKMVQGKFRHLPVVENGEVIALLDITKCLYDAIARLERAAEKGKAIAAAVEGVEKQWGTSASGPGPNTFVETLRERFKPSLSTIISENTKIATVDQTDTVVAAAKRMHEQRASCAVVTVDNKPHGILTSRDIVRRVIALNLPPETTLVEKVMTANPECSSIDSSIVEALHSMHEGKYMHLLVVDKDGVLVTVIDVLNITHAAVTTVGSAGLNNEAASSMIQNFWDNAMALSPDDDDENRSVASLKMQSEGGETALFLQQSSSTANIFAFKIQDKKGRMHRFICDTHSMTELMTAILQRVGAEIDRNNLPQILYEDEDKDKVVLASDNDLVAAVHHARLVGWKGLRLHLDYSGTPRHRQRASDSGSMRYAQRDASSQSYGGLAAGAVLVAALGVYAVLRRTRS